One Tursiops truncatus isolate mTurTru1 chromosome 3, mTurTru1.mat.Y, whole genome shotgun sequence DNA segment encodes these proteins:
- the THG1L gene encoding probable tRNA(His) guanylyltransferase isoform X1: MWAAGAVKVSGCLAAFSVTLRRCLKLGAAMAKSKFEYVRDFEADDTCLAHCWVVVRLDGRNFHRFAEKHNFAKPNDSRALHLMTKCAQTVMEELEDIVIAYGQSDEYSFVFKRKSNWFKRRASKFMTHVVSQFASSYVFYWRDYFEDQPLLYPPGFDGRVVVYPSNQTLKDYLSWRQADCHINNLYNTVFWALVQQSGLTPIQAQERLQGTLTADKNEILFSEFNINYNNEPLMYRKGTVLIWQKVDEVTTKEVRLPAEMEGRKMVVTRTRTKAVPLHCDVIGDAFWKEHPEILHEDS, from the exons ATGTGGGCTGCTGGCGCCGTGAAAGTTAGCGGTTGCTTGGCTGCCTTTTCCGTCACTTTGAGACGGTGCTTGAAATTGGGAGCGGCAATGGCAAAGAGCAAGTTCGAGTACGTGCGGGACTTCGAGGCTGACGACACATGCCTTGCCCACTGCTGGGTGGTGGTGCGGCTGGACGGCAGGAATTTCCATCG GTTTGCTGAGAAGCACAACTTTGCAAAACCTAATGACAGCCGTGCTCTCCATCTAATGACTAAATGTGCCCAAACCGTAATGGAAGAACTGGAGGATATTGTGATTGCATATGGGCAGAGTGATGAGTACAGCTTTGTGTTCAAGCGGAAAAGTAATTGGTTTAAAAGAAGAGCCAG TAAGTTTATGACTCACGTGGTCTCCCAGTTCGCCTCCAGCTATGTGTTTTACTGGAGGGATTACTTTGAGGACCAGCCCCTTCTGTATCCCCCAGGCTTTGATGGAAGAGTCGTGGTGTATCCTAGCAACCAGACCTTAAAGGACTATCTCAGCTGGCGGCAAGCAGATT GTCACATCAATAATCTTTATAATACAGTTTTCTGGGCACTTGTACAGCAGTCTGGATTAACACCAATACAAGCCCAAGAGAGATTACAG ggAACTCTTACAGCAGACAagaatgagattttattttctgaattcaaCATCAACTACAATAATGAGCCACTGATGTATAGGAAGGGAACTGTGTTGATATGGCAGAAG GTGGATGAAGTCACGACAAAAGAAGTTAGGCTGCCAgcagaaatggaaggaagaaagatggTGGTGACCCGGACCAGGACTAAGGCGGTGCCCTTACACTGCGATGTCATTGGGGATGCTTTCTGGAAGGAACATCCAGAAATCCTACATGAAGACAGCTGA
- the THG1L gene encoding probable tRNA(His) guanylyltransferase isoform X2: protein MGRVMSTALCSSGKVIGLKEEPGFDGRVVVYPSNQTLKDYLSWRQADCHINNLYNTVFWALVQQSGLTPIQAQERLQGTLTADKNEILFSEFNINYNNEPLMYRKGTVLIWQKVDEVTTKEVRLPAEMEGRKMVVTRTRTKAVPLHCDVIGDAFWKEHPEILHEDS from the exons ATGGGCAGAGTGATGAGTACAGCTTTGTGTTCAAGCGGAAAAGTAATTGGTTTAAAAGAAGAGCCAG GCTTTGATGGAAGAGTCGTGGTGTATCCTAGCAACCAGACCTTAAAGGACTATCTCAGCTGGCGGCAAGCAGATT GTCACATCAATAATCTTTATAATACAGTTTTCTGGGCACTTGTACAGCAGTCTGGATTAACACCAATACAAGCCCAAGAGAGATTACAG ggAACTCTTACAGCAGACAagaatgagattttattttctgaattcaaCATCAACTACAATAATGAGCCACTGATGTATAGGAAGGGAACTGTGTTGATATGGCAGAAG GTGGATGAAGTCACGACAAAAGAAGTTAGGCTGCCAgcagaaatggaaggaagaaagatggTGGTGACCCGGACCAGGACTAAGGCGGTGCCCTTACACTGCGATGTCATTGGGGATGCTTTCTGGAAGGAACATCCAGAAATCCTACATGAAGACAGCTGA